In one window of Aphidius gifuensis isolate YNYX2018 linkage group LG4, ASM1490517v1, whole genome shotgun sequence DNA:
- the LOC122855277 gene encoding uncharacterized protein LOC122855277 translates to MNMETGGINTQSVDESMSTMQQEVETASEVSAHGLKRSARAVSPITSEDEFTSDSSDDDDDDDDDDDDDDNYNALSWEELSLKMKKDYERKLIEADEKNFKERVTRMKPIRSLFGTHPELEKIAKNWDNSFVDSNLTEYSYTDSTRDGRETNPEDLKYIVNLCGSSLTTLNIYKYCSSSIMPLIKSNCSNLKKLIMHFHTIEDQDFENCFSNMPQLEVLMIQFKCENSTVPMTLAKSLEQVCETLKTFSIHQDELCSPDSSVSVISPSTEALMTVIGNMRNINKLAVRLDHGITDEFLKNLINNAKNISSLNLRGTHITDAGIIALNNAKQLESFRLELFNEQSANKFITDQSLQQLSNEKITSLTLSNCVKVTNKGVIALAKNLPNLQSLFVCNTEVTDEVHEEIDKLKKRGETNLVLLHCFKGQL, encoded by the exons ATGAATATGGAGACAGGTGGAATTAATACTCAATCGGTTGATGAATCCATGTCAACTATGCAGCAAGAA GTTGAAACAGCAAGTGAAGTAAGTGCACATGGGCTTAAACGTAGTGCACGTGCTGTATCACCCATAACATCTGAAGATGAATTTACAAGTGATAGTagcgatgatgatgatgatgatgatgatgatgatgatgatgatgataattataatgctCTTTCATGGGAAGAGTTGAGtcttaaaatgaaaaaagattaTGAAAGAAAACTAATCGAGGCtgacgaaaaaaatttcaaagagcGTGTCACACGCATGAAACCTATCCGGTCACTATTTGGTACTCATCCAGAActtgaaaaaa ttgcCAAGAATTGGGACAATAGTTTTGTTGATTCAAATTTAACAGAATACTCATATACTGATTCTACCAGGGATGGACGTGAAACTAACCCTGAAGATTTGAAATATATAGTCAATCTCTGTGGAAGTAGCTTGACAACtctgaatatttataaatattgttcttCTTCAATAATGCCATTGATTAAGTCTAATTGTTCAAATCTCAAAAAACTGATAATGCACTTTCACACAATAGAGGatcaagattttgaaaattgtttttccaaTATGCCTCAACTTGAAGTACTGATGATTCAATTTAAATGTGAAAATTCAACTGTACCAATGACTTTGGCTAAGTCATTAGAACAAGTTTGTGAAACCTTGAAAACGTTTTCAATTCATCAGGATGAACTTTGCTCACCAGATTCATCAGTTTCA GTAATTTCTCCATCAACTGAAGCTTTAATGACTGTCATTGGTAATATGAGAAACATCAACAAGTTAGCAGTTCGTTTAGATCATGGTATTACAGATGAATTCCTGAAAAATCTTATCAATAATGCTAAAAACATAAGCTCTTTAAATTTAAGGGGTACACATATTACTGATGCTGGTATAATAGCACTTAATAATGCAAAACAATTAGAATCCTTTAGACTTGAGTTATTTAACGAACAATCagcaaataaattcatcactGATCAATCACTTCAGCAATTATCCAACGAGAAAATAACATCGTTGACGCTTTCAAATTGCGTTAAGGTCACTAATAAAGGAGTAATTGCACTTGCTAAAAACTTACCAAATTTGCAATCTTTGTTTGTTTGTAATACAGAGGTAACAGATGAAGTTCatgaagaaattgataaattgaaaaaacgtGGTGAAACAAATTTAGTCTTATTACATTGTTTCAAGGGGCAATTATAA
- the LOC122855276 gene encoding cysteine--tRNA ligase, cytoplasmic: protein MSKRNQPVWTPPVNKDTPVLKLYNSLTRQKEVFIPQYGKRVLWYSCGPTVYDASHMGHARSYISFDILRRILSDYFGYDVLYVMNITDIDDKIIKRARQNHLYEEYLNKNINLNDIIADIKNVMITFQSTVQTTTDADKKSMLEKMIVKVKQAVEDLEESVKLNDDEKIKESQFLLLKEAKDPLSDWLDKKYGDSVTQNSIFNKLSQHWENEYHKDMDALNVMRPNVLTRVSEYVPEIVDYIKKIIENGLAYESNGSVYFDVGGFDKKEKHHYAKLVPEAYGDAASLQEGEGDLCLSEERLSEKRSANDFALWKTSKSGEPWWPSPWGNGRPGWHIECSVMASAICGDSLDIHTGGIDLKFPHHDNELAQAEAYFDNSNWVKYFLHSGHLKISGCKMSKSLKNFITIQEALKKCSARQLRLAFLLHSWKDTLDYSDNTIEMAVQYEKFLNEFFLNVKCQIRSLGNETTINTFNKWSDAELELNKKFFEAKDSVHAALCDNIDTRTVLDNIRDLVGHCNVYIKSIKNPNTLLLRDIAVYVTKMFVTFGAISSSNDGIGFPIEGDNKNVNLEETVLPYLEILGQFRDNVRSHAKIVKANDILKECDKLRDDILPNSGVRLEDDDSGMCKIKLVNREELLKEREAKKKAEADKIAEKERKKAELAAANAAKEAQRKIPPSELFKMETDKYSKFDDKGLPTHDTEGKEISKGQIKKLQKLQQAQEKKYNDYLASIQNGA from the exons atgtcTAAAAGAAACCAGCCAGTTTGGACTCCTCCAGTTAACAAGGATACTCCTGTTTTGAAGTTATACAACAGCTTGACTCGACAAAAAGAAGTGTTCATCCCTCAATATGGTAAACGAGTGTTGTGGTACAGCTGTGGACCAACAGTTTATGATGCCTCACATATGGGTCATGCCAG gTCTTATATATCGTTTGACATTCTTCGACGAATATTATCTGATTATTTTGGCTATGATGTCCTCTACGTCATGAATATAACAGACATTGATGATAAGATAATAAAACGAGCCAGACAAAATCATCTCTATGAAGAGTAtcttaacaaaaatataaatttaaatgacattattgctgatattaaaaatgtcatGATAACGTTTCAATCAACAGTACAAACAACAACAGATgctgataaaaaatcaatgcTGGAGAAGATGATTGTTAAAGTTAAACAAGCTGTTGAAGATCTTGAAGAAtctgttaaattaaatgatgatgaaaaaattaaagaatcaCAGTTTTTACTTTTGAAAGAAGCCAAGGATCCCCTGTCTGATTGgctagataaaaaatatggtgATTCTGTTAcacaaaattcaatatttaataaattatcacagCATTGGGAAAATGAATATCATAAAGACATGGATGCATTGAATGTAATGAGACCAAATGTCCTGACAAGAGTCAGTGAATATGTGCCAgaaattgttgattatattaaaaaaataattgaaaatggtTTAGCTTATGAGAGCAATGGCTCAGTTTATTTTGATGTTGGTggttttgataaaaaagaaaaacatcaTTATGCTAAACTAGTTCCTGAAGCATATGGTGATGCTGCAAGTCTTCAAGAAGGCGAAG GTGATTTATGTCTATCTGAAGAAAGACTATCAGAAAAACGCTCAGCAAATGATTTTGCTCTTTGGAAAACATCAAAATCTGGTGAACCATGGTGGCCAAGTCCTTGGGGCAATGGCAGACCAGGTTGGCATATTGAATGCTCAGTTATGGCATCAGCAATATGTGGTGATAGTCTTGATATTCATACTGGTGGTATTGACCTAAAATTTCCACATCATGATAATGAGCTAGCACAAGCAGAAgcatattttgataattcaaattgggttaaatattttctacacTCTGGACATCTGAAAATATCAGGTTGTAAAATGTCGAAATCACTTaagaattttattacaattcaagaagcattaaaaaaatgttcagCACGACAATTGAGACTTGCATTTTTACTACATTCATGGAAAGATACCTTGGATTATAGTGACAATACCATAGAAATGGCTGTGcagtatgaaaaatttttaaatgaatttttcttgAATGTTAAATGTCAAATAAGATCATTAGGAAatgaaacaacaataaatacattCAACAAATGGTCTGATGCTGaattagaattaaataaaaaattttttgaagctAAAGATTCTGTTCATGCTGCATTGTGTGATAACATTGATACAAGAACAGTTTTAGATAACATACGTGACTTGGTTGGACACTGCAAtgtctatataaaaagtatcaAGAATCCTAATACTTTGCTTCTTCGTGACATTGCTGTTTATGTAACAAAAATGTTTGTAACATTTGGagcaatatcatcatcaaatgatgGAATTGGTTTTCCAATTGAgggtgataataaaaatgtcaatctTGAAGAAACTGTTTTGCCATATTTAGAAATACTTGGACAATTCAGAGACAATGTACGTAGTCATGCTAAAATTGTCAAAGCAAATGACATACTTAAAGAGTGTGATAAATTACGTGATGATATATTGCCAAATAGTGGAGTTAGACTCGAAGATGACGACAGTGgaatgtgtaaaataaaattagttaatCGTGAAGAATTGCTAAAAGAACgtgaagctaaaaaaaaagctgaagcTGATAAAATAgctgaaaaagaaagaaaaaaagctgAACTTGCTGCTGCTAATGCAGCTAAAGAAGCCCAACGTAAAATACCACCAAGTGAATTATTTAAGATGGAAactgataaatattcaaaatttgatgataaaggTCTACCAACTCATGATACTGAGGGGAAAGAAATCAGCAAaggacaaattaaaaaattacaaaaattacaacaagcacaggaaaaaaaatataatgattatttagcATCCATTCAGAATGGTGCTTGA
- the LOC122853973 gene encoding protein krueppel-like translates to MALSYLNETQINPGLRDVQQFEMKQEKDKHQSSPPSSPTLNNQSIYPQLNAAAAAASLMSPQLLAHTLSLYAAGFNPALPSTMPMNVAATNHALYTHAAHALFNSWLSPTATSPPLQMQQGQLSPPVHSLKNINNHTSRNHHHNNNNNNNNSTNNNNNINHNNNNIVSSSVDKKKSQTTKRRGPKVKTEISPMLVEGVPPSPPNSVSPEAIRDVKAKSFTCSTCHRSFAYKHVLQNHVRTHTGEKPFVCPVCQKRFTRDHHLKTHMRLHTGEKPYKCEHCDRRFVQVANLRRHERVHTGERPYSCTDCAQRFSDSNQLRAHQLIHQNVRPFHCEHCDTRFRRRHHMLTHKCVANNNNNNNINNNNLNRQTPSIASDDMDDYEVDIDDIDDDKNNLPTMVNYTNQLMNKSTIDIINNNCNDTTIKVPTNLQKRSQPINIPEQTEPEDLSMSTGMNKQLLSHSHSSGDSVISKSPISDTYLHDDDDEDDDEHHYRTKLIKLAINKSNNHES, encoded by the exons ATGGCATTATCTTATCTAAATGAAACTCAGATTAACccag GTTTACGTGATGTTCAGCAATTCGAAATGAAACAAGAGAAAGACAAGCATCaatcatcaccaccatcatcaccaaCATTAAACAATCAATCAATATATCCACAATTAAacgcagcagcagcagcagcatctCTAATGTCACCACAATTATTAGCTCATACATTGTCATTGTATGCTGCTGGTTTTAATCCAGCACTACCATCAACAATGCCAATGAATGTTGCAGCAACAAATCATGCATTATATACACATGCTGCACATGCATTATTTAACAGTTGGTTATCACCAACAGCAACATCACCACCATTGCAAATGCAACAAGGACAATTATCACCACCAGTtcatagtttaaaaaatatcaataatcatACATCAagaaatcatcatcataataataataacaacaataataatagtacaaataacaacaacaatattaatcacaataataataatattgtaagtagtagtgttgataaaaaaaaatcacaaacaaCAAAACGTCGTGGACCAAAAGTTAAAACAGAAATATCACCAATGTTAGTTGAGGGTGTACCACCAAGTCCACCAAATTCAGTTAGTCCAGAAGCAATAAGAGATGTTAAAGCTAAATCATTTACATGCAGTACTTGTCATCGTTCATTTGCATATAAACATGTACTACAAAATCATGTTCGTACACATACTGGTGAGAAACCATTTGTTTGTCCAGTTTGTCAAAAAAg atTTACACGCGATCATCATTTGAAAACCCATATGAGATTACATACTGGTGAAAAACCATATAAATGTGAACACTGTGATCGTCGTTTTGTACAAGTTGCTAATTTACGTCGTCATGAACGTGTACATACTGGTGAACGTCCATATAGTTGTACTGATTGTGCACAAAGATTTAGTGATTCAAATCAATTACGTGCACATCAATTGATACATCAAAATGTACGTCCATTTCATTGTGAACATTGTGATACACGTTTTCGTAGAAGACATCATATGTTAACACATAAATGTgttgctaataataataataataataatataaataataataatttaaatagacaaACACCATCAATTGCAAGTGATGATATGGATGATTATGAagttgatattgatgatattgatgatgataaaaataatttaccaacaatggttaattatacaaatcaattaatgaataaatcaacaattgatattataaataataattgtaatgatACAACAATTAAAGTACcaacaaatttacaaaaacgtAGTCAACCAATAAATATACCAGAACAAACTGAACCAGAAGATTTATCAATGTCAACTGGtatgaataaacaattattatcacaCAGTCACAGTAGTGGTGATTCAGTTATTTCAAAAAGTCCAATAAGTGATACATATttacatgatgatgatgatgaagatgatgatgaacatCATTATcgtacaaaattaattaaacttgcTATTAATAAAAGCAATAATCATGAATCATAG